A window of Candidatus Omnitrophota bacterium contains these coding sequences:
- the priA gene encoding primosomal protein N', with the protein MKYAKVALGIPPEGPFDYIIPREHSFLKAGSRVVVPFRNRALLGFVVGTCSKTPFKKIKEIAGVLDGSAVLSRQYLELCRELSIYYCSSWGMMIETGLPRFLARNKPFPGINGYPPENIRGRSASVELIFDPAGDKRYWYFSRIRDLMKEGMSVLIVVPEASALSDTEARIKQDLGIEPVVIMKEESFKTGARKLELLAGAEPKAFLGMRSAVFSQIKNLGLIILEDESNPVYKQEQAPCYNAREVALFRSRLEGVSVILTSQMPSLEAYNMASGEAAKLTVLEPGAPLCEVSIIDMRKEFLKHFRKKGEYIISLEMERLIGDALSSSRKVILFSNRSGFAQNIKCPSCGFTFICERCNLPLVFHLDRNLFLCRRCNYKTEVRNICPKCNAGYMHYFSFGIEKLEGELRRIFPQASIGRLDSESPRPDTDRDILVASQVVLKAHLPPVDLLGVVSVDNLLNQADFRAAEKAFALLFKLKRLCRGRMAIQTMSPQHYCFEAVKKDDYGLFYKNEFSTRKQLNLPPYRHIILVNLRGREQDKVEEASGKLFDLLKDKFAPYKHTSLIGSVRNTPFKLRGNFRRQIVINSSRPRSTSPRLKEALRDFRPSGIIVTVDVDPV; encoded by the coding sequence ATGAAATATGCAAAAGTTGCCCTGGGGATCCCTCCTGAAGGCCCCTTTGATTATATTATACCGCGGGAACATTCTTTTCTTAAGGCAGGTTCGAGGGTCGTTGTCCCGTTTCGTAACCGCGCCCTCCTCGGTTTTGTAGTCGGCACCTGTTCTAAAACCCCCTTCAAGAAAATCAAAGAGATCGCCGGCGTATTGGACGGTTCCGCCGTTCTCAGCAGGCAATACCTGGAGCTTTGCAGGGAGCTTTCTATTTATTATTGCTCTTCCTGGGGAATGATGATCGAGACGGGCCTGCCGCGTTTTCTGGCGCGCAATAAGCCGTTTCCGGGAATAAACGGTTATCCTCCGGAAAACATCCGCGGCAGAAGCGCGTCCGTAGAACTCATATTTGATCCAGCCGGAGATAAGCGTTATTGGTATTTCAGCAGGATCAGGGATCTTATGAAGGAAGGTATGTCCGTGCTGATAGTCGTGCCGGAGGCGTCGGCATTATCAGACACAGAGGCGCGGATAAAGCAGGATCTGGGTATCGAGCCCGTGGTGATAATGAAAGAGGAATCCTTTAAGACAGGGGCGCGAAAATTAGAGCTGCTGGCCGGAGCGGAGCCGAAGGCGTTTCTTGGTATGCGTTCCGCGGTCTTCTCTCAGATCAAGAACCTGGGATTGATCATACTGGAAGACGAGTCAAACCCCGTTTACAAACAGGAGCAGGCGCCCTGTTATAACGCCAGAGAGGTCGCTCTGTTCCGGTCCAGGCTGGAAGGCGTAAGCGTGATACTGACATCGCAGATGCCTTCTTTGGAGGCGTATAATATGGCCTCGGGCGAGGCGGCTAAATTAACTGTGTTGGAACCCGGCGCCCCATTATGTGAGGTCTCCATTATTGATATGCGTAAGGAGTTTCTCAAGCATTTCCGCAAGAAGGGGGAGTACATTATTTCTCTTGAGATGGAGAGGCTGATCGGGGACGCGCTTTCTTCTTCGCGAAAGGTGATATTGTTCTCCAACAGAAGCGGTTTCGCGCAGAATATAAAGTGCCCTTCCTGCGGCTTCACATTTATCTGCGAACGCTGCAACCTGCCTCTGGTCTTTCATCTGGACAGGAACCTGTTCCTCTGCAGGCGCTGTAACTATAAGACGGAGGTCCGGAATATCTGCCCGAAATGCAACGCGGGGTATATGCATTATTTTAGTTTCGGCATTGAAAAGCTGGAAGGCGAATTGAGGAGGATATTCCCTCAAGCATCTATCGGGAGGCTTGACAGCGAGAGCCCGCGCCCGGACACTGATCGCGACATCCTTGTGGCTTCTCAGGTCGTCTTGAAGGCGCACCTGCCCCCCGTGGATCTGCTGGGAGTGGTATCGGTGGACAACCTTCTTAACCAGGCGGATTTCAGGGCGGCGGAGAAGGCGTTCGCTTTGTTGTTTAAATTAAAAAGATTATGCCGGGGCAGGATGGCCATCCAGACCATGAGCCCGCAGCATTATTGTTTTGAGGCCGTTAAGAAAGACGACTATGGGCTTTTTTATAAGAATGAATTTTCCACGAGAAAGCAGCTGAACCTGCCGCCATACAGGCATATTATCCTGGTCAACCTCAGGGGCAGGGAGCAGGATAAGGTGGAGGAGGCGTCAGGCAAGCTGTTTGACCTGTTGAAGGATAAGTTCGCTCCCTATAAACACACCAGTTTGATAGGCAGCGTCAGGAATACGCCTTTTAAGCTGCGGGGAAATTTTCGCCGGCAGATAGTCATAAACAGCAGCCGTCCGCGGTCAACATCTCCCAGGTTAAAAGAGGCCTTGAGGGATTTCCGTCCGTCGGGTATAATTGTGACTGTGGACGTGGACCCGGTGTGA
- a CDS encoding HAD family hydrolase, whose translation MKIVFLDRDGVINKYPGDDSYVTSWKEFVFLPGAIDAIKKLNKAGFKVCVVSNQSGVGRGLFSQDSLNEITQKMLSKLKAEGAVVDCVSYCTHTAADNCPCRKPRTGLIDKAVKLLAGKSQKLDLSRCFFVGDSIVDVKTGRSAGLKTIVVFSGKEKPRNKSAWDAAPDHTASDLREAVDIILR comes from the coding sequence ATGAAAATTGTATTTTTGGACAGGGACGGCGTCATAAACAAATACCCCGGAGACGACAGCTACGTTACCTCCTGGAAGGAGTTTGTCTTTCTACCTGGGGCCATAGACGCGATAAAGAAACTGAACAAGGCGGGGTTCAAGGTATGCGTCGTGTCCAACCAGTCAGGCGTAGGCAGGGGCCTGTTCAGCCAGGACTCACTTAATGAGATAACTCAAAAGATGCTGTCAAAACTTAAAGCCGAAGGGGCTGTCGTAGATTGCGTTTCTTACTGCACGCATACTGCCGCGGATAATTGTCCCTGCAGGAAGCCCAGGACCGGCTTGATAGATAAGGCCGTGAAACTTTTAGCTGGAAAAAGTCAGAAATTGGATCTCTCCAGGTGTTTCTTTGTGGGCGATTCTATTGTTGACGTAAAGACAGGCAGATCCGCCGGGTTAAAGACGATCGTGGTATTTTCCGGCAAGGAGAAGCCGCGCAATAAAAGCGCCTGGGATGCTGCCCCGGATCACACCGCTTCCGACCTGCGGGAAGCGGTTGATATTATCCTGCGATGA
- a CDS encoding glycosyltransferase has protein sequence MKILVCYASSGTGHRKSAEAVHSYLTRHHPQHSAELIDILAFTNPVFKRIYDRGYLYLITRLRPVWALLYHLSHFCASISSPFRFLVNRLNTSGFARYVFRSRPDVIISTHFLINEILDFLIKYRGLRARLFCVITDFDVHRYWLFDSVYKFVVALDSTRDALMALGIDRSRIMVTGIPVAEEYHRIYDKALMRMKLGLRKDGFTVLIAGGTVGMGPLERIVERLRGNVDLMVVCGHNRKIFRKLNESNLRGVKVFGFVDNMYELMAAADAIVTKPGGLSVSESIAMGLPMIFISPIPGQEVSNVRVLARYGVGALADSAEAVKEAVLDLKNDPDNARSAAARVRQLSNPAVLSQIYDEICKSCPGDPS, from the coding sequence ATGAAGATACTGGTTTGTTATGCCTCAAGCGGCACCGGCCACAGGAAATCGGCGGAGGCGGTACATAGTTATCTTACCCGCCATCACCCTCAGCATAGCGCCGAACTTATAGACATCCTGGCGTTCACCAACCCCGTTTTTAAAAGAATATATGACCGCGGCTACTTATATCTTATAACCCGGCTCAGGCCTGTCTGGGCGCTGTTGTATCATCTCTCTCATTTTTGCGCCAGTATCAGCAGCCCCTTCAGGTTTCTGGTCAACCGCTTAAATACCTCCGGGTTCGCGCGGTATGTTTTCCGGTCCAGGCCGGACGTGATCATCTCCACCCATTTTCTGATCAATGAGATCCTGGATTTTCTCATAAAGTATAGAGGCCTGCGCGCGCGCCTTTTTTGCGTGATCACCGATTTTGACGTGCACAGATACTGGCTGTTTGATTCTGTATATAAATTTGTGGTCGCCCTGGACAGCACCAGGGATGCTCTTATGGCGCTGGGTATAGACAGGTCCAGGATCATGGTCACAGGCATACCTGTTGCCGAAGAGTACCACCGTATTTACGATAAGGCGCTCATGAGGATGAAGCTTGGCCTGCGGAAAGACGGGTTTACTGTATTGATCGCCGGCGGCACGGTCGGCATGGGGCCGTTAGAGAGGATAGTTGAGCGGCTGCGGGGCAATGTCGATCTTATGGTTGTCTGCGGGCATAACAGGAAGATATTCCGAAAATTGAACGAAAGTAACCTTCGCGGCGTGAAGGTATTCGGATTTGTGGACAATATGTATGAATTAATGGCGGCGGCAGATGCGATAGTCACAAAGCCGGGCGGGCTGTCTGTATCGGAGAGCATAGCCATGGGCCTGCCGATGATCTTTATTTCTCCCATACCCGGACAGGAGGTAAGCAACGTCAGGGTATTAGCGCGCTATGGCGTAGGCGCGCTGGCAGATAGCGCGGAGGCGGTAAAAGAGGCGGTCCTGGATCTGAAGAATGATCCGGACAATGCTAGATCTGCCGCTGCCCGCGTGCGGCAGTTGTCCAACCCGGCAGTTTTAAGCCAGATATACGATGAAATATGCAAAAGTTGCCCTGGGGATCCCTCCTGA
- a CDS encoding GDP-mannose 4,6-dehydratase gives MRILVTGGAGLVGSHCAEHFARKGYDVVALDNLMRSKLFGYDKDSVEFNWNYLKQYKNIERVKGDVRNEQDVKKAIGKGVDACIHTAGQPGVPSSVRMPLEDFSINAFGTINVLEALRQKNKDAAFVYCSTNKVYGENIDSIPLKEGGKRYTYDGSAGINESMCTDLTGHTPYGVSKLTGDLYTQEYGHIYGMRTGIFRMSCIYGVRQFGFEDQGWVAWFVIANLFRKPINIYGDGKQVRDLLYVTDLVDAFDKFIHSNIKGEVFNIGGGPANTASLLEFMDELKKQTGTGTDIKFCGWRPSDQKVYISDTKKVEKALGWKAGTSVPQGIGRLIEWVKENEKFFR, from the coding sequence ATGAGGATATTGGTCACTGGCGGAGCAGGATTGGTGGGTTCGCATTGCGCGGAGCATTTTGCCAGGAAGGGCTATGATGTTGTCGCGTTGGATAACCTGATGCGCTCAAAGTTGTTCGGCTACGACAAGGATTCGGTGGAATTCAACTGGAACTATCTGAAACAATATAAGAATATAGAGAGGGTAAAGGGGGATGTGAGGAATGAACAGGACGTAAAGAAGGCGATAGGAAAAGGTGTTGACGCCTGTATACATACCGCGGGCCAGCCGGGAGTGCCTTCTTCGGTCAGGATGCCCCTTGAGGACTTCAGCATAAACGCCTTCGGCACGATCAATGTGCTTGAGGCCTTAAGGCAGAAGAACAAAGACGCGGCGTTTGTTTACTGTTCTACCAACAAGGTCTATGGAGAAAATATCGACAGCATACCGTTGAAGGAAGGCGGGAAAAGGTATACCTATGATGGCAGTGCCGGCATAAACGAATCCATGTGCACGGACCTGACCGGCCATACGCCTTACGGCGTGTCAAAGCTGACCGGCGACCTTTATACTCAGGAGTACGGGCATATTTACGGGATGAGGACAGGCATATTCAGGATGTCCTGTATTTACGGCGTCAGGCAGTTCGGCTTTGAGGACCAGGGATGGGTTGCCTGGTTTGTGATCGCCAATCTTTTCCGCAAGCCCATCAATATTTATGGTGACGGCAAGCAGGTCAGAGACCTGCTTTATGTCACCGATCTGGTGGACGCGTTTGACAAATTCATACATAGCAATATAAAGGGCGAGGTCTTCAACATAGGCGGAGGCCCCGCTAACACCGCGTCGCTTCTTGAATTCATGGATGAATTAAAAAAACAGACCGGTACGGGGACGGACATTAAATTCTGCGGCTGGAGGCCTTCCGACCAGAAGGTGTACATTTCGGATACAAAAAAGGTGGAGAAGGCGCTGGGCTGGAAGGCGGGGACGAGCGTGCCGCAGGGTATAGGCCGGCTCATTGAGTGGGTAAAGGAGAATGAGAAATTCTTTAGGTGA
- a CDS encoding glycosyltransferase family 2 protein, with translation MRVPVSVVVLSRNEEARIEDCLKSVAGWADEIIVIDDLSTDSTVEIASRYTHKVISRKMEVEGTHRNWAYSQARNAWVLSLDADERVTPELRDGIQKALEDNVRYTGFSVQRRNYIGDYWVRHGGWYPGGQLRLFMKDKFKYEEVEVHPRAFLDGESGHIRADLIHYSYRDFADFVDKLNSQSGREALKWFKAGRRMTLFHAFWRAVDRFFRSYIGKGAYKDGFTGFMVSYFASMYQIMSYAKFWEMKRKEKETR, from the coding sequence ATGAGGGTTCCGGTTTCCGTAGTGGTTCTTAGCAGGAATGAAGAGGCCCGTATAGAAGATTGCCTGAAGTCGGTCGCGGGCTGGGCCGACGAAATAATTGTAATAGATGATTTAAGCACCGATTCGACTGTGGAGATCGCTTCAAGGTATACCCATAAGGTCATAAGCAGGAAGATGGAAGTAGAGGGTACGCATAGGAATTGGGCGTATTCACAGGCAAGGAATGCCTGGGTATTGAGTTTGGACGCTGATGAGCGGGTCACGCCTGAATTAAGAGACGGGATCCAGAAGGCGCTGGAGGACAACGTCAGGTATACTGGTTTTAGCGTGCAGAGGAGAAATTATATCGGCGATTACTGGGTGAGGCATGGCGGCTGGTACCCCGGAGGGCAGCTGCGCCTGTTCATGAAAGATAAGTTCAAATATGAAGAGGTTGAGGTGCATCCGCGCGCGTTCCTTGACGGGGAGAGCGGCCACATCAGGGCCGATCTGATACATTATTCCTACAGGGATTTCGCGGATTTTGTTGACAAATTGAACTCTCAATCAGGCAGAGAGGCGTTAAAATGGTTTAAGGCCGGCAGGAGGATGACGCTTTTCCACGCGTTTTGGCGCGCCGTGGACAGGTTTTTTCGCAGCTATATCGGCAAGGGCGCGTACAAGGACGGATTTACGGGTTTTATGGTTTCTTATTTCGCTTCAATGTATCAGATCATGAGTTACGCTAAATTCTGGGAGATGAAAAGAAAGGAGAAGGAAACAAGATGA
- a CDS encoding O-antigen ligase family protein — MNREKVYKHADRLTGFFLLLIPFVISFSSAAVTVVSIFMIVAFLVKRIAGRDFSFKSMPVKWPFLLLMALSFVSIFKTVSPRASLQGMWKLAYFGSLFTVVCEEITGRKYAKRIVISAMLGLLLSSLNGIWQLQFGWDLFRQRAYAIQADMGLPRINSAFPHTNIFAAYLVSVIPLAAAMLIYSWNNGIVRRLTYALLMIVSLFCLAFTFARGAAVGLIAALVLIGLARRNKSVFIFLMCIFIIGVICMPAGIRDWSSKADSVWDILLNPERIGDYRNALNMIRHNPLLGVGVNTYILHIDKYKIRDGSVYIGNAGYAHNIYLHMWGEIGIFGLIAFLWLAFSLFKYAWSRYRYLKDDFLKMAALGITGGILAFLINGFTETVLYYPKVAVLFWFEVGVLLGILNLKEAQGE, encoded by the coding sequence ATGAACAGAGAAAAGGTATATAAGCACGCGGACAGATTGACCGGGTTTTTCCTTTTGCTCATCCCTTTTGTGATCTCTTTTTCTTCCGCGGCGGTCACGGTAGTTTCCATATTCATGATCGTGGCCTTTTTGGTTAAAAGGATAGCGGGAAGGGATTTTTCTTTCAAGAGCATGCCTGTTAAATGGCCATTTTTACTGTTGATGGCCCTTTCGTTTGTTTCCATATTCAAGACGGTAAGCCCGCGGGCAAGCCTGCAGGGTATGTGGAAACTCGCTTATTTCGGTTCGTTGTTTACCGTGGTCTGCGAAGAGATAACCGGCAGGAAATACGCCAAAAGAATAGTTATTTCGGCTATGCTGGGGCTGCTGCTTTCGTCTTTAAACGGTATATGGCAGCTCCAATTCGGCTGGGATCTCTTCAGACAGAGGGCTTACGCGATACAGGCGGATATGGGCCTGCCCAGGATAAATTCGGCGTTTCCGCATACCAATATTTTCGCCGCTTATCTGGTTTCGGTGATCCCTCTGGCCGCCGCCATGCTCATATATAGCTGGAATAACGGCATAGTCCGGAGGTTAACTTATGCCCTGCTTATGATCGTATCTTTGTTTTGCCTTGCCTTTACCTTTGCCAGGGGGGCCGCTGTAGGGCTTATTGCCGCCCTGGTTTTGATCGGCCTGGCCAGGAGGAACAAATCAGTATTTATATTTTTAATGTGTATTTTTATTATTGGGGTGATATGCATGCCGGCAGGCATAAGGGATTGGTCCAGCAAGGCGGATTCGGTTTGGGATATATTACTGAACCCGGAAAGGATAGGCGACTATAGGAACGCCCTGAATATGATACGCCATAACCCCTTGCTGGGAGTCGGGGTCAATACCTATATCCTGCACATTGATAAATATAAGATCAGAGACGGCAGCGTATATATCGGCAATGCCGGTTACGCGCACAATATCTATCTTCATATGTGGGGGGAGATCGGGATATTCGGGCTGATCGCGTTCTTATGGCTGGCCTTCTCTTTGTTTAAATATGCCTGGAGCAGATACAGATATTTGAAAGATGATTTCTTAAAGATGGCCGCGCTGGGCATTACGGGCGGGATCCTGGCTTTTCTTATCAACGGATTTACGGAAACGGTCCTGTATTACCCTAAGGTCGCGGTGCTGTTTTGGTTTGAGGTCGGTGTCCTATTAGGCATTCTTAATCTGAAAGAAGCTCAGGGTGAATGA
- a CDS encoding glycosyltransferase family 9 protein, with amino-acid sequence MNRILIIRTDRFGEFILNLPVIRALRQRYPSSYISVMVSPVVKELIALSRDIDDIMLYDERSMGGLLSGLRLSGQIRKERFDAAIILNPRKIFNIAVFLAGIPVRVGYDRKWGFLLTHKIKDRKHLGEKHEVEYNLDLLAAIGIEPSDKSPRIDTDKNDEEYIKSLLADSGISDRDMLIALHPWTSDPVKQWPVENFAYLAGVLPDILRCRVLVIGGKEEAEATEIFCQGPGQPVNLAGKLSLRQLAALLKTCKLLISNDSGPVHMAAAVGTPVVAVFRNDIQGKSARRWGPWGVKHAVIESGSLSSISPQSVIDAAVNLLSS; translated from the coding sequence ATGAACAGGATCTTGATAATCAGGACAGACAGGTTTGGCGAATTCATTTTGAATCTTCCGGTGATAAGGGCGCTGAGACAGAGATACCCCTCTTCGTATATCAGCGTCATGGTCAGCCCTGTTGTCAAGGAGCTCATCGCGCTCAGCCGCGATATAGACGATATCATGCTTTACGATGAAAGATCGATGGGCGGATTATTGAGCGGGCTCAGATTATCAGGGCAGATAAGAAAGGAGAGGTTTGACGCGGCCATCATCCTGAATCCCAGAAAGATATTTAATATAGCGGTTTTCCTGGCAGGCATACCCGTAAGGGTGGGTTATGACAGGAAGTGGGGTTTTTTGTTGACCCATAAGATAAAAGATAGGAAACACCTGGGAGAAAAACACGAGGTAGAATATAATCTTGACCTTTTGGCCGCCATCGGGATAGAGCCGTCTGATAAGTCGCCGCGTATAGATACGGACAAGAATGATGAGGAGTATATAAAGTCGCTGTTGGCGGATTCCGGCATTTCCGACAGGGATATGTTGATCGCCTTGCACCCCTGGACATCAGACCCCGTAAAGCAATGGCCTGTGGAGAATTTCGCTTATCTTGCCGGGGTCCTGCCGGATATCCTGCGCTGCAGGGTGTTGGTTATCGGAGGCAAGGAGGAGGCGGAGGCAACTGAAATATTCTGCCAGGGGCCGGGACAGCCGGTAAATCTGGCAGGCAAATTGAGTTTAAGGCAACTGGCAGCCCTGTTAAAAACGTGCAAATTGCTGATATCTAACGACAGCGGGCCGGTGCATATGGCTGCCGCGGTAGGTACGCCTGTGGTGGCTGTATTCAGGAACGATATCCAGGGTAAGTCAGCCAGGAGATGGGGGCCATGGGGCGTCAAACACGCCGTGATCGAATCCGGTTCGCTTAGCAGCATCAGCCCTCAAAGCGTAATAGATGCTGCCGTGAATTTGTTATCGTCTTAA
- a CDS encoding radical SAM protein, whose product MDDKTPKVILVQPKVGDWDDFRSHPSLPLALLSCARRVAREFDVVLIDTRVDREWKKTLKREIEKEPLCVGVTSMTGRQIGYALEVSRYVKALSDIPVVWGGIHSSILPESTLENKSVDIVAIGEGEASFLELVKRLAARSSLKGIEGIWFKEAGRAVKNPGIKFADLDDLPELPLSLVDLNKYLPSFKGRRTFYIETSRGCPNRCAFCYNYTYNNSTWRAFSAERVIRDLKYLTGRYHINSYYVVDDNFFVDLRRSLNIAQGIIDEGLDIFWEAQGITVNSALKMDDDYMDVLLKSGLKKVHFGVESGSERVLKQINKNLKISDIIKVNREWRRFDIVIQYNFMCGFPEETWEDIRKTKDLVFQLMEENPNALISPICPYTPYPGTILYQKSLDGGFIHRKSLEDWQTADYGDDLWQSPERKRNISSLFFSSMFLDRHRAKDMVKSRVVRFLIEIYRPLAKFRVRHLFFRFMLETKIKGFMEKLLK is encoded by the coding sequence TTGGACGATAAGACGCCTAAAGTAATACTGGTACAGCCGAAGGTAGGGGATTGGGATGATTTTCGCTCCCATCCGTCTTTGCCGCTGGCTTTGTTATCCTGCGCGAGGAGGGTTGCCAGGGAATTTGACGTCGTTTTAATAGACACCAGAGTGGATAGGGAATGGAAGAAGACCTTAAAACGCGAGATCGAGAAGGAACCGCTTTGCGTGGGGGTCACTTCCATGACCGGCAGGCAGATAGGCTATGCCCTTGAGGTTTCAAGATACGTTAAGGCGCTGTCCGATATCCCGGTTGTCTGGGGAGGCATACACTCCAGCATATTGCCTGAATCTACGCTTGAGAATAAATCCGTAGATATTGTCGCTATCGGCGAAGGAGAGGCGTCGTTCCTGGAATTAGTTAAAAGATTGGCAGCGAGATCCAGCCTGAAAGGGATAGAGGGCATCTGGTTTAAAGAGGCAGGGCGGGCCGTTAAGAATCCCGGAATAAAATTCGCGGATCTGGATGATCTGCCTGAACTGCCGTTGTCCCTGGTGGACTTGAATAAATACCTGCCCAGTTTTAAGGGCCGCAGGACATTTTATATAGAGACATCGCGGGGCTGCCCTAATCGCTGCGCCTTTTGTTACAATTACACTTATAATAACAGCACGTGGAGGGCTTTTTCCGCGGAAAGGGTCATACGCGACCTGAAATACCTGACCGGCCGTTATCATATAAACAGCTACTATGTGGTTGACGATAACTTTTTCGTTGATCTAAGGCGCAGTTTGAATATAGCACAGGGCATAATAGATGAGGGGTTGGATATTTTCTGGGAGGCGCAGGGGATAACAGTGAATTCAGCGTTGAAAATGGATGATGATTACATGGATGTGTTGTTGAAGTCAGGGTTGAAGAAGGTGCACTTTGGAGTGGAGTCGGGGTCTGAACGCGTGCTGAAACAGATAAATAAGAATTTGAAGATCAGTGATATAATAAAGGTCAATAGAGAATGGCGCAGATTTGACATTGTCATTCAATATAATTTCATGTGCGGCTTTCCCGAAGAAACATGGGAAGACATCCGTAAAACCAAGGACCTGGTATTTCAATTGATGGAGGAAAACCCCAACGCGCTCATTTCTCCGATCTGCCCTTATACGCCTTATCCCGGGACCATACTTTATCAGAAAAGCCTTGATGGCGGATTTATCCATAGAAAAAGCCTGGAGGATTGGCAAACCGCGGATTATGGAGATGATCTCTGGCAATCGCCGGAAAGGAAAAGAAACATTTCTTCCTTATTCTTTTCCTCCATGTTTTTAGACAGGCACCGCGCGAAGGACATGGTCAAGTCCAGGGTCGTCAGGTTCTTAATTGAGATCTACCGCCCATTGGCAAAATTCCGGGTGAGGCATCTTTTCTTCAGGTTTATGTTAGAAACGAAGATAAAGGGTTTTATGGAAAAACTGCTGAAATAA
- a CDS encoding glycosyltransferase family 9 protein: MRFLIINPFGIGDVLFTTPLARAIKRSADNVFLGYWCNIRVEEILRRNPHVDRIFAMSRGDLKKLSWPEGAAALLDLARGIRRERFDAAVDLSLDHRYALLCKLAGIRKRIGYDFKNRGRFLTDKFPLAGYKDKHVIEYYLDLLNKAGISRQGEHMELFTAPEDELRADDFLRTRNIKSGALIIGIAPAGGLSWGEKARLKYWPKEHFAGLADNLIKNMGAGVIFLGDKGDAGQISGIMSLMENRPVNAAGKVSLGSLSALLKRCGLLITNDGGILHMAVALGIKTVSLFGPTDERVYGPYPKSSRHIVISRETECRPCYNNFRIDECLNENECLRDIDVKDVYEAAERLLS, translated from the coding sequence ATGAGATTTCTTATAATAAATCCTTTCGGTATCGGCGATGTGCTGTTTACCACGCCACTGGCCAGGGCGATAAAGAGAAGCGCCGATAATGTTTTTCTGGGTTATTGGTGCAATATCAGGGTAGAGGAGATCTTAAGGCGTAATCCTCACGTTGACAGGATATTCGCCATGTCCAGAGGCGATTTGAAAAAGCTGTCCTGGCCTGAGGGGGCGGCCGCCTTGCTGGATTTAGCCAGAGGTATCAGGAGGGAAAGGTTTGATGCCGCGGTTGATCTATCTTTGGACCATCGTTATGCCTTGCTTTGTAAATTAGCCGGGATACGTAAAAGGATAGGGTATGATTTTAAGAACAGGGGCCGCTTTCTTACGGACAAGTTCCCTCTTGCCGGATATAAGGATAAACACGTCATCGAGTATTACCTTGATTTGTTAAACAAGGCCGGGATCAGCCGGCAAGGCGAACACATGGAGTTGTTTACGGCGCCCGAGGATGAATTACGGGCGGATGATTTTTTAAGAACGCGTAATATAAAAAGCGGCGCCTTGATCATAGGGATCGCCCCCGCGGGGGGATTAAGCTGGGGGGAGAAGGCCCGCCTTAAATATTGGCCGAAGGAACACTTTGCCGGGCTTGCGGATAATTTGATCAAGAATATGGGGGCCGGCGTAATATTTCTGGGAGACAAGGGCGACGCGGGGCAGATAAGCGGTATTATGTCTTTAATGGAGAACCGGCCGGTCAATGCCGCGGGCAAGGTATCCCTCGGCTCATTGTCCGCGCTCCTTAAGAGGTGTGGATTATTGATTACCAATGACGGGGGCATTTTGCATATGGCCGTTGCCTTGGGGATAAAGACCGTTTCCCTGTTCGGCCCTACTGACGAAAGGGTATATGGCCCTTATCCTAAGTCCAGCAGGCACATAGTTATATCGCGGGAAACTGAATGCAGGCCATGCTATAATAACTTTAGGATAGATGAGTGTTTAAATGAGAATGAGTGTCTTAGGGATATAGATGTAAAAGATGTGTATGAGGCAGCGGAAAGGTTATTGTCATGA